The following are from one region of the Methanooceanicella nereidis genome:
- the iorA gene encoding indolepyruvate ferredoxin oxidoreductase subunit alpha encodes MSKHYLLGNEAIARGLLECGVDVATGYPGTPSSEILTALAQYAKENKFHIEWSVNEKVALEVAIGAAWTGARSVCTMKHVGLNVAADPFMTLSHTGVVGGLVLISADDPFCHSSQNEQDSRMYAKFAKIPCFDPQSPGEAKDMLAYAYEFSEKFQTPVMLRPTTRVSHAKSDVDVYELQSRDRAYEFKKDIERFVVLPKHTRVLLKKLNEKQKAMSKELASSPWNKLSLKEGAKLGIISSGVASVYVEEVLDGIGIPVSYLKIGAYPVDDSLIRELVTSVEKVLVIEELMPLVEEQVRMYAPFEKVSGKLNGAVPHEGEFDVTLVSGIIKKALGLPVQKPADVNVDIEIPQRPPALCPGCPHRSTFYIMKSVFKDESIFASDIGCYTLGTQLGAVDTCLCMGASITIASGLSHSGIKNKVACTIGDSTFLHTGIQGLINAVYNKANITVVILDNRTTAMTGHQPHPGTGATILGDPVTEVSLEALVKSCGVELLQVVDPFDPETTKAAFKKAYQTDGVNVIIARQPCIITAKKMGIKRKPMEVIEDLCEGCRRCVKFGCPAIEFENGKAKITDACAGCGVCTKICQFGAIKIRSD; translated from the coding sequence TTGAGCAAGCATTATCTTTTAGGGAATGAAGCTATCGCACGGGGGCTGCTCGAGTGCGGCGTTGACGTTGCGACAGGATATCCGGGTACACCATCGTCTGAAATACTGACGGCCCTTGCACAATATGCTAAAGAGAATAAATTTCATATTGAGTGGTCAGTCAATGAAAAAGTAGCGTTAGAGGTGGCCATAGGGGCGGCGTGGACAGGAGCTCGCTCGGTATGCACCATGAAACACGTAGGCCTGAACGTTGCTGCAGACCCGTTCATGACGCTTTCGCATACGGGCGTCGTCGGAGGCCTTGTGCTGATCTCTGCGGACGACCCGTTTTGCCATTCATCACAAAACGAACAGGACAGCCGTATGTATGCGAAGTTCGCAAAGATACCCTGCTTTGACCCTCAGTCACCGGGCGAAGCAAAAGATATGCTCGCATATGCCTACGAGTTCTCTGAAAAGTTCCAGACGCCGGTAATGCTGCGTCCTACGACAAGGGTGTCTCATGCGAAATCCGATGTGGACGTATACGAACTTCAGTCCAGGGATCGTGCATATGAGTTTAAGAAGGACATAGAGCGCTTTGTCGTTCTTCCGAAACATACCCGCGTTCTCCTTAAAAAGCTTAACGAAAAACAGAAAGCGATGAGCAAGGAGCTTGCTTCTTCGCCCTGGAATAAACTGAGCCTGAAGGAAGGGGCCAAACTTGGTATTATATCCTCAGGCGTAGCCAGCGTTTATGTAGAAGAGGTACTGGACGGTATCGGGATCCCTGTATCTTATCTCAAGATAGGCGCGTATCCTGTCGATGACTCGCTTATCCGGGAATTAGTGACCAGCGTAGAAAAAGTCCTTGTGATCGAGGAGCTTATGCCGCTGGTTGAAGAGCAGGTAAGGATGTACGCTCCGTTTGAAAAGGTCTCGGGTAAGCTTAACGGAGCAGTGCCGCACGAGGGCGAGTTCGACGTAACGCTTGTGTCAGGCATCATTAAAAAGGCTCTTGGATTACCGGTCCAGAAACCGGCTGATGTTAATGTGGACATCGAGATACCGCAGCGTCCGCCTGCACTTTGTCCGGGATGTCCGCACCGCTCCACTTTCTATATCATGAAGAGCGTCTTTAAGGACGAGTCTATCTTTGCTAGCGATATCGGGTGCTATACGCTCGGCACTCAGCTGGGGGCCGTCGATACATGCCTTTGCATGGGCGCAAGCATAACCATAGCGTCAGGCCTGAGCCATTCCGGCATAAAGAACAAGGTCGCATGCACGATAGGCGACTCGACTTTCCTGCATACGGGTATACAGGGATTGATAAACGCCGTATACAACAAGGCCAATATCACCGTGGTGATACTTGATAACCGTACGACGGCAATGACGGGCCACCAGCCTCATCCCGGTACCGGGGCGACGATCCTGGGGGACCCGGTTACAGAGGTCTCTCTGGAAGCGCTGGTCAAGTCATGCGGAGTAGAGCTCTTGCAGGTCGTCGACCCGTTCGATCCGGAGACTACGAAGGCGGCTTTCAAGAAAGCTTACCAGACAGACGGCGTCAATGTCATCATAGCAAGGCAGCCCTGCATCATAACCGCTAAAAAGATGGGTATAAAGAGGAAGCCAATGGAAGTGATCGAGGACCTTTGCGAAGGATGCAGGAGATGCGTCAAGTTCGGATGCCCTGCGATCGAGTTCGAGAACGGGAAGGCAAAGATCACCGATGCATGCGCAGGCTGCGGCGTATGTACCAAAATATGCCAGTTCGGCGCCATAAAGATAAGGAGTGATTAA